The DNA segment TCAAGCAAGCCGTCGGGGCGGTTTTCATAGTGGGCGAAGATAGCTTCGATGATTTCGTCTTCATCGTCTATCAAGCAGATTAAATCCATATCTTCGGGTGAAATCATACCGTTGCCGAGCAATTGTTCGCGAATCCAATCCATCATGCCCTGCCAGAAAGATTTGCCTACCAGAATAATCGGGCGGCTCGGCGTTTTGCCGGTCTGCACCAAAGTCAGGCTTTCAAACAATTCGTCGAGCGTACCGAAGCCGCCGGGCATCACCACATAAGCCACGGCGTGTTTGACAAACATGACTTTACGCGGGAAAAAATGCTGGAATTTAATCGAAAGGTTTTGATAGGGGTTGGCCGTTTGCTCGTGCGGCAACACAATATTCAAACCCACGGCAGGGCTTTTGCCCGCAAACGCGCCTTTGTTGGCCGCTTCCATAATGCCCGGCCCGCCGCCCGAAATAACTGAAAATCCGGCGTCCGACAATTTGCGCGACAAGCGTTCGGTAAACAGGTAATCGGGGTGATCAACCGGTGTGCGTGCGCTGCCGTAAATGCTCACGGCAGGCTGGATGGCACGCAATTCTTCGCCTGACTCGACAAATTCGGAAATGATTTTCAACAAATGATACGATTCCCGCGCCTGAATTTCGCGGCGGGTTTCTTCGGGAAGAATGGGGGCAGGCAATTTGTGGTAAAGGTTCATAAGGGCTTTGATGTCGATTAAAAAAAGGCTATTTTAACCGAATATGGCTGCAAAGGCTCAGGCCGTCTGAAAAATACGAAGCCCGCACTTCGGTGCAACCGTTGCCTTTAAAGCAAAATCCGCACAAGCCAAGCAAATGCGGATTTTGCAAAGGTTTTATATTTTCCGTTTCATCAATTGCCCATCACTTTTCCTTCGCGGCGCGGATCGGCTCCGCCCTGCAAGCCTTCGGCATGGATCACAATGCCCTGTACGCCCGAATTTAAATCGCGCACCTGAACTTTATAGCCCAATCTTTCCAAAACAGGGGCTTTGTCGGCAGCCGGTGTGTTTTGTTCCAACTCGTAGGTGCCGGTTCGGTTGAGCATATTCGGCAAATCGATAGCTTGCTGGATATCCATGCCCCAATCGAGATGGGCGGTTAGGGTTTTGGCCACATAACCGATGATGCGGCTGCCGCCGGGCGAACCGACTGCAAGGTAAGGTTGGCCGTTTTTCAATACGATGGTCGGCGCCATAGAAGAGCGCGGGCGTTTGCCGCCTGCCGCACTGTTGGCTACGGCTTTGCCTTCCGCATCAACAGGTTTGAAAGCAAAATCAGTCAACTCGTTATTCAACAGATAACCGTTGGCCATCAAAGTGGAGCCGAAAGCATTTTCGATGGAGGTGGTCATGGAAACCACATTGCCGTCTTTATCCACAATCACCAAATGGCTGGTAGAGGGCAATTCCATGCCTTCGCCTTTGCCCTGTGTGCGGGCAAATCCGCCGGGGCTGACCGATGGTAAAGCGCCGTATCGCTCGGCAATCGAGCCGGCACGCAGTTTCAGGTAAGCGGGATGGAGCATCGCATCAACGGGAACATCGGCAAATTGCGGGTCGGCCACATAATAATCACGGTCGGCAAACGCCAAGCGCGAAGCATCTCCAAGCAAACGCCAGCTCAAAATGTTTTCCGCGCCTAAAGTGCGCATATTGAAATGTTGCAGAATGCCGAAAATCTGCCCCAAAGCGATGCCGCCGGAGCTGGGTGCACCCATGCCGCAGATCTCGTATTCGCGGTATGGGGCGCAAACCGGCGTGCGCTCGATCACGCGGTAGCTTTTCAAATCATCCAGAGTGATGCTGCCGGGGTTATCGGCGGCGGCAACGGTTTTCACGATATTGATGGCGGGCATGCCGCTGTAAAAAGGCTCGCTGCCGTGCTTGGCCAGAAGTTTCACGGTTTTGGCAAATTCGGGGTTTTTCAACACCGTGCCGGCTTCAAGCGGTTTGCCTTCGGGTAAAAAATATGCGGCGGTGGCGGGATGGCGTTGCAGCTGTTCCAAGTTTTGCGCGATGGATTTAGCCATGCGCGGCGACACGGCAAAGCCTTGTTCCGCCAGCTCAACGGGTTTGTCGAACAGAGTTTTCCACGGCAGTTTGCCGTAGCGTTTATGCACATCTTCCAAAAGCTTGGGCACGCCCGGCACACCTACCGAACGGCCGCCGACCACGGCCTGCATAAATTTCAGCGGCTCGCCGTTTTCATCTAAAAAAAGCTTGTCGGTAACGGCTTCGGGAGCGGTTTCCCGCGCATCAAACGTGGTCAGTTTTTTTTCGGTGTTGTCCCAATACACCAAAAACGCACCGCCGCCCAAACCGGAAGACTGCGGTTCGGTTAAGCTCAAGGTGGTTTGCATAGCAATCATGGCGTCGATGGCACTGCCGCCGCGTTTCAGAATGTCGTATCCGGCTTCGGTGGCCAAAGGGTTGGCCGATGCCGCCATAAATTCTTTCGCCTGCACCAGTTTCTGCTCGGTCAGCCCCGTTCCCTGTTCCGGCGCGTGGTGTTCGGCAACGGGTGCCGATGATGCCGCAGACGCATCAAGCGGTGCAGCCTGCGCATAAGCACTAAAGCCCAAAACAGCCAACAAACTGCATAAGTTTTTTAATTTCATTACTTTACTCCCATCCGTAGCTTATTTTTAAATATGTGCACTATTACCCGATTTTCAGACGGCCTCAATACGGCAAAACTCTCAGGCCGTCTGAAAACTGTGTATAACCCTGAAACTTTCCACACCAAACCGCGTGCGAATTTATTTATCCACAATTGTGCCCACGCTTGAAGGAAAGTTTTCCCGAATCTTTTGGAAACGATAAATCGATGAAATAACAATTTAAAATCAGTTTATCCACAGCCGTGTTCGCTAATCAATATCACCATCTTTTTATTATTTATATTATTAGTTGTATTGGTTTTGGCCGCTTCAGCCCTGCAAGCGAAACATTGTTTAACTGCGCCTAATCGGTTAAAGTTAAACCGTACGAACTTCACAAACAAAAGGATTCTCCGATGAAAGGCGATATCGGCGTTATCGGTTTGGCCGTAATGGGTCAAAACCTGATTCTGAACATGAACGACAAAGGCTTTAAAGTTGTGGCCTTTAACCGTACTGTTTCCAAAATAGACGATTTTCTCAACGGCGCAGCCAAAGGCACCAACATTATCGGTGCCACTTCACTGCAAGATTTGGTCAATAAGCTTGAAAAGCCCAGAAAAATCATGCTTATGGTAAGA comes from the Neisseria dumasiana genome and includes:
- a CDS encoding TIGR00730 family Rossman fold protein → MNLYHKLPAPILPEETRREIQARESYHLLKIISEFVESGEELRAIQPAVSIYGSARTPVDHPDYLFTERLSRKLSDAGFSVISGGGPGIMEAANKGAFAGKSPAVGLNIVLPHEQTANPYQNLSIKFQHFFPRKVMFVKHAVAYVVMPGGFGTLDELFESLTLVQTGKTPSRPIILVGKSFWQGMMDWIREQLLGNGMISPEDMDLICLIDDEDEIIEAIFAHYENRPDGLLDPQSTWELGL
- the ggt gene encoding gamma-glutamyltransferase, whose protein sequence is MKLKNLCSLLAVLGFSAYAQAAPLDASAASSAPVAEHHAPEQGTGLTEQKLVQAKEFMAASANPLATEAGYDILKRGGSAIDAMIAMQTTLSLTEPQSSGLGGGAFLVYWDNTEKKLTTFDARETAPEAVTDKLFLDENGEPLKFMQAVVGGRSVGVPGVPKLLEDVHKRYGKLPWKTLFDKPVELAEQGFAVSPRMAKSIAQNLEQLQRHPATAAYFLPEGKPLEAGTVLKNPEFAKTVKLLAKHGSEPFYSGMPAINIVKTVAAADNPGSITLDDLKSYRVIERTPVCAPYREYEICGMGAPSSGGIALGQIFGILQHFNMRTLGAENILSWRLLGDASRLAFADRDYYVADPQFADVPVDAMLHPAYLKLRAGSIAERYGALPSVSPGGFARTQGKGEGMELPSTSHLVIVDKDGNVVSMTTSIENAFGSTLMANGYLLNNELTDFAFKPVDAEGKAVANSAAGGKRPRSSMAPTIVLKNGQPYLAVGSPGGSRIIGYVAKTLTAHLDWGMDIQQAIDLPNMLNRTGTYELEQNTPAADKAPVLERLGYKVQVRDLNSGVQGIVIHAEGLQGGADPRREGKVMGN